One segment of Yersinia kristensenii DNA contains the following:
- the modF gene encoding molybdate ABC transporter ATP-binding protein ModF, which translates to MSELQISQGCFRLSDTRTLILPELYISSGDQKQPGDSWAFVGANGSGKSSLAKALSGELTLLNGNRQSNFNHIVRLSFEQLQQLVSEEWQRNNTDLLSADEDDTGRTTAEIIQEECSDPPRCQQLAEQFGISHLLSRRFKYLSTGETRKTLLCRALMPQPDLLILDEPFDGLDVAARAQLAGMLSTLSAHGVTLVLVLNRFDDIPDFVQYVGVLADCQLTHTGPRQQILAEALIAQLAHSENLDGLLLPETENPQQHARPPQDKPLIILRNGVVEYNDRPILHNLNWQVNPGEHWQIIGQNGAGKSTLLSLITGDHPQGYSNDLTLFGRRRGSGETIWDIKRHIGYVSSSLHLDYRVSTNLRTVILSGFFDSIGIYQAVSDRQQQLADQWLALLGFSAATAAQPFHSLSWGQQRLALIARALVKHPALLILDEPLQGLDPLNRLLVRRFIDVMIGEGETQLLFVSHHAEDAPQCITHRLTFVPDGDIYQYQQDKLPR; encoded by the coding sequence ATGTCTGAGTTGCAAATATCGCAAGGTTGTTTCCGCCTGAGTGACACCCGAACACTCATCTTGCCCGAGCTTTATATCTCCTCCGGTGACCAGAAACAGCCGGGCGATAGTTGGGCGTTTGTCGGCGCTAATGGCAGTGGGAAATCGTCGCTGGCCAAAGCGTTATCAGGAGAGTTGACCCTGCTTAACGGCAACCGCCAGAGCAATTTCAACCATATTGTGCGTTTGTCCTTTGAGCAACTTCAACAGTTGGTCAGCGAAGAATGGCAGCGCAATAACACCGATTTACTCAGTGCCGATGAAGATGACACCGGGCGTACCACGGCCGAAATCATTCAGGAAGAATGTAGTGACCCGCCACGTTGTCAACAGTTAGCCGAGCAATTTGGTATCAGCCACTTACTCTCACGCCGTTTTAAGTATCTTTCGACCGGCGAAACCCGCAAAACACTGCTGTGCCGGGCATTAATGCCGCAACCCGACCTGCTGATTCTGGATGAGCCGTTTGATGGCCTGGATGTCGCGGCCCGTGCGCAGTTGGCTGGCATGTTATCCACCCTGTCAGCCCACGGGGTCACACTGGTTTTGGTCCTTAACCGCTTTGATGATATCCCCGATTTTGTGCAATACGTCGGGGTGCTCGCCGACTGTCAACTGACTCATACCGGCCCGCGCCAACAGATCCTTGCCGAAGCACTGATTGCTCAATTGGCACACAGCGAAAACCTCGATGGTTTGTTATTACCCGAGACGGAAAACCCACAGCAACACGCCCGCCCACCCCAAGATAAACCACTGATTATATTGCGTAATGGGGTGGTTGAATATAATGATCGCCCTATTTTGCATAACCTGAACTGGCAGGTTAACCCCGGCGAACACTGGCAGATTATCGGCCAAAATGGCGCAGGAAAATCAACTTTACTCAGCCTGATAACTGGCGACCATCCACAAGGTTACAGTAATGATTTAACGCTGTTTGGCCGCCGCCGTGGCAGTGGGGAAACAATCTGGGATATCAAACGCCATATCGGTTACGTCAGCAGTAGCTTGCATTTGGATTACCGTGTCAGTACTAACCTGCGTACCGTGATTTTATCCGGCTTTTTCGATTCAATTGGTATTTATCAGGCTGTATCAGACCGGCAGCAGCAACTTGCCGATCAATGGTTGGCTTTGTTGGGGTTCTCCGCCGCGACGGCAGCTCAACCCTTCCACAGTTTATCTTGGGGGCAACAGCGGTTAGCACTGATCGCCAGGGCGTTGGTTAAACATCCTGCGCTATTGATTCTTGATGAGCCGCTACAAGGTTTAGATCCACTCAACCGCTTGTTAGTACGCCGTTTTATTGATGTGATGATCGGCGAGGGAGAAACTCAACTGCTGTTTGTCTCTCACCACGCAGAAGATGCACCGCAGTGCATTACCCACCGGCTGACTTTTGTTCCCGACGGCGATATCTATCAATATCAACAGGATAAATTGCCCCGCTGA
- the modB gene encoding molybdate ABC transporter permease subunit, with amino-acid sequence MILSEYEWQAIILSLKVSGVAVACSLPLGILMAWILVRCRFPGKSLLDSVIHLPLVLPPVVIGYLLLISMGRRGFIGEWLYSWFGINFSFSWRGAALASAVVAFPLMVRAIRLALEAVDTRLELAARTLGANPWRVFFTITLPLSLPGVIAGTVLSFARSLGEFGATITFVSNIPGETRTIPLAMYTLIETPGAEAAAARLCIIAIILSLVSLLLSEWLARWGKKRMGAPC; translated from the coding sequence ATGATATTGAGTGAGTATGAGTGGCAGGCCATTATTCTGAGCCTGAAGGTTTCTGGTGTGGCGGTGGCGTGCAGTTTGCCATTAGGTATTTTAATGGCATGGATTTTAGTACGCTGCCGCTTCCCCGGTAAGTCTTTGTTAGACAGCGTGATTCATTTGCCACTGGTGTTGCCGCCAGTGGTGATTGGTTATTTGCTGTTGATAAGTATGGGGCGGCGCGGTTTTATTGGCGAATGGCTCTATAGCTGGTTTGGTATTAATTTCAGTTTCAGTTGGCGCGGCGCGGCGCTGGCCTCGGCGGTGGTGGCTTTCCCGCTGATGGTCAGGGCCATCCGGCTGGCGCTGGAAGCGGTCGATACCCGCCTGGAGCTTGCAGCCCGCACATTAGGAGCGAATCCGTGGCGGGTGTTTTTCACCATTACCCTGCCGCTCTCTTTACCGGGGGTCATTGCCGGTACGGTATTATCTTTTGCCCGTTCGCTGGGGGAGTTTGGTGCGACTATCACTTTCGTTTCCAATATTCCCGGCGAAACCCGCACGATCCCTCTGGCAATGTACACCCTGATTGAAACTCCCGGCGCTGAAGCGGCGGCGGCGCGGCTGTGTATCATCGCCATTATTTTGTCACTGGTTTCTCTGTTGTTGTCCGAATGGTTGGCGCGTTGGGGCAAAAAACGCATGGGGGCACCATGCTAG
- a CDS encoding AcrZ family multidrug efflux pump-associated protein has protein sequence MLDLLKSLLFAVVMVPVVMAVILGLIYGLGEVFNIISKSSHKKERT, from the coding sequence ATGTTAGATCTATTGAAAAGTCTGCTCTTTGCTGTGGTCATGGTTCCGGTAGTGATGGCAGTGATTTTGGGCCTGATCTATGGGCTGGGTGAGGTATTTAACATCATCTCCAAAAGCAGTCATAAGAAAGAGCGCACTTAA
- a CDS encoding pyridoxal phosphatase, with the protein MTYRIIALDLDGTLLDSKKRILPESLSALAQARAEGVKVVVVTGRHHVAIHPFYQALELDTPAICCNGTYIYDYQAKKVLDSNPLQPQQAVQVLQLLEQSDIHGLMYVDDAMLYQQSSGHVVRSLSWAESLPVAQRPTLLHVDSLLEAAHSANAIWKFATSHADIEQLKVFASKVEDEMGLACEWSWHDQVDIAQAGNSKGMRLQQWVESQGLSMKDVVAFGDNFNDLSMLESAGLGVAMGNSADAIKQRADLVIADNEQPGIAAVIRQHVLA; encoded by the coding sequence ATGACATACCGTATTATTGCATTGGATCTGGATGGAACACTGCTCGACAGCAAGAAACGTATTTTACCAGAATCTTTATCCGCACTGGCCCAAGCACGGGCTGAGGGTGTGAAAGTGGTGGTGGTCACTGGCCGTCATCATGTGGCGATTCATCCGTTTTATCAGGCTTTAGAGCTAGATACCCCAGCAATTTGCTGTAACGGCACCTATATATATGATTATCAAGCCAAAAAGGTTTTGGATTCCAATCCATTACAACCTCAGCAGGCGGTTCAGGTATTACAATTGTTGGAGCAAAGTGATATCCACGGGTTGATGTATGTCGATGACGCGATGCTCTATCAGCAGAGCAGCGGGCATGTGGTTCGCTCCCTGAGTTGGGCCGAATCATTGCCGGTTGCCCAGCGCCCAACACTGCTTCATGTCGATAGCTTGTTAGAGGCTGCCCACAGCGCCAATGCTATCTGGAAATTTGCCACTTCCCATGCCGATATTGAGCAACTAAAAGTATTCGCCAGCAAAGTAGAAGATGAAATGGGGCTGGCGTGTGAATGGTCGTGGCATGATCAGGTGGATATCGCGCAAGCTGGTAATAGCAAAGGAATGCGCCTGCAACAATGGGTTGAATCTCAAGGATTAAGCATGAAAGACGTCGTGGCTTTTGGTGATAATTTTAACGACCTGAGTATGCTTGAGAGCGCCGGTTTGGGTGTGGCGATGGGTAATAGCGCCGATGCCATCAAACAACGAGCTGATTTGGTGATTGCCGATAACGAACAGCCGGGCATTGCCGCGGTTATCCGCCAGCATGTGTTGGCTTAA
- the galE gene encoding UDP-glucose 4-epimerase GalE: MYVLVTGGSGYIGSHTCVQLIEAGYKPVILDNLCNSKSSVLARIHQLTGHTPELYQGDIRDRALLDQIFATHPIHAVIHFAGLKAVGESVSKPLEYYNNNVFGTLVLLEAMRAAEIKNFIFSSSATVYGDQPQIPYVESFPTGLPSSPYGRSKLMVEQILQDVQLADPQWNMTILRYFNPVGAHPSGLMGEDPQGIPNNLMPFIAQVAVGRRESLAIFGNDYPTPDGTGVRDYIHVVDLADGHVAAMKTLHNQPGVHIFNLGAGLGHSVLQVVEAFSKACGKPLAYHFAPRRAGDLPAYWADSSKAAEQLGWRVSRSLDEMAADTWRWQSHNPQGYPD, from the coding sequence ATGTACGTTCTGGTAACGGGTGGTAGCGGTTACATTGGTAGCCATACCTGTGTACAGTTGATTGAAGCGGGTTACAAGCCCGTCATTCTCGACAACCTTTGCAACAGCAAATCCAGCGTATTAGCTCGGATACATCAATTGACCGGCCACACACCTGAACTTTATCAAGGTGATATCCGTGACCGCGCCCTACTCGACCAGATATTTGCAACTCATCCTATTCATGCTGTCATTCATTTTGCCGGCCTAAAAGCCGTGGGCGAATCCGTCAGTAAACCACTGGAATATTACAATAATAATGTCTTCGGCACCTTAGTCTTGCTGGAAGCGATGCGCGCCGCCGAGATCAAAAACTTTATCTTCAGCTCTTCCGCCACGGTGTATGGCGATCAACCGCAAATTCCTTATGTTGAAAGCTTCCCGACCGGCCTGCCTTCCAGCCCTTATGGCCGCAGCAAATTAATGGTTGAGCAAATCCTGCAAGATGTTCAATTAGCTGACCCGCAATGGAATATGACTATTTTGCGCTATTTCAACCCGGTGGGGGCACATCCGTCAGGGCTGATGGGAGAAGACCCACAGGGCATTCCGAATAACTTGATGCCGTTTATTGCGCAAGTTGCGGTAGGCCGCCGTGAATCACTGGCGATATTTGGCAATGACTACCCAACCCCTGATGGCACTGGGGTTCGTGATTATATTCATGTGGTCGACTTAGCTGATGGTCATGTCGCGGCGATGAAAACACTACACAACCAGCCCGGCGTGCATATTTTCAATTTGGGTGCGGGGCTCGGCCACAGTGTTTTACAAGTGGTCGAGGCCTTCAGTAAAGCTTGCGGTAAGCCTCTGGCTTACCATTTTGCGCCACGTCGCGCCGGTGACCTCCCAGCGTATTGGGCGGACTCCAGCAAAGCCGCGGAACAGTTGGGTTGGCGAGTCAGCCGCTCACTGGATGAAATGGCTGCTGATACCTGGCGCTGGCAATCACATAATCCTCAGGGTTATCCCGATTAA
- the pgl gene encoding 6-phosphogluconolactonase: protein MKQVVYVASPDSQQIHVWQLDSSGALTLLQTVDVPGQVQPMSINPNQRHLYVGVRPDFGIVSYNIGDDGTLTAAGMAPLPGSPTHIGTDLQGRFLFSASYSFNCVSISPIDEHGVVQAPIQQLDDLPAPHSANIDPTNQILLVPCLKEDKVRLFDLSTAGKLTPHAQANVTVAAGAGPRHMAFHPNQQVAYCVNELNSSVDVYQISNNGQEYKIIQTLDAMPAGFTDTRWAADIHITPNGRHLYISDRTASLLGIFSVSDDGREIALVGHHPTEAQPRGFNIDHSGNFLISSGQKSDHIEVYRIDQNSGELTTLNRYPVGKGPMWVSILAK, encoded by the coding sequence ATGAAGCAAGTGGTTTACGTGGCAAGCCCAGACAGTCAACAGATTCATGTCTGGCAATTAGATTCCTCCGGTGCATTAACGTTACTGCAAACGGTTGACGTACCGGGCCAAGTGCAGCCGATGAGCATCAATCCAAACCAGCGCCACCTGTATGTTGGCGTTCGTCCTGATTTTGGCATTGTTAGCTACAATATCGGCGATGATGGCACCTTAACTGCCGCCGGTATGGCACCCCTGCCGGGCAGCCCAACTCACATTGGTACGGATTTACAAGGCCGTTTCTTGTTCTCTGCTTCTTACAGTTTCAACTGTGTCAGTATCAGCCCTATTGATGAGCATGGTGTGGTACAGGCCCCTATTCAGCAGTTGGATGATTTACCCGCACCGCACTCGGCAAATATTGACCCGACCAATCAAATCTTGTTGGTGCCTTGTCTGAAAGAAGACAAAGTGCGGTTATTTGATTTGAGTACGGCGGGCAAATTAACACCACATGCGCAGGCGAATGTGACTGTTGCCGCAGGTGCTGGCCCGCGTCACATGGCCTTCCACCCTAATCAGCAGGTGGCTTATTGTGTGAATGAGCTGAATAGCTCGGTTGATGTATACCAAATCAGCAATAACGGCCAAGAATATAAGATTATTCAAACATTGGATGCCATGCCGGCTGGTTTTACCGACACCCGCTGGGCGGCGGATATTCATATCACGCCAAATGGCCGCCATCTGTATATTAGTGACCGTACTGCCAGTTTATTGGGTATTTTCAGTGTTTCTGACGACGGGCGAGAGATTGCATTGGTCGGGCATCATCCGACGGAAGCACAGCCGCGCGGTTTCAATATTGACCATAGCGGTAACTTCCTGATTTCTTCCGGTCAAAAATCCGATCATATTGAAGTGTATCGCATTGATCAGAACAGCGGTGAGCTGACCACGCTAAACCGCTACCCGGTCGGGAAAGGCCCGATGTGGGTGAGTATTTTGGCGAAATAG
- a CDS encoding CPBP family intramembrane glutamic endopeptidase, whose protein sequence is MWGVLAASLLFLSINRVLSLFLLALSLLIALYHGVLTLPSAGFLLLTLAVALLLKKYRQQKWLTAGLELLLVLAAIALFLHLVPGFNNLKILDKVKVGPLSTAFSMYYNLDKALIPFILLACLPTLFVAKKHLSVGRLGWVSLIVSIPALLLLAVALGGLKVEMHTPAWVGSFVIANVFFVCLAEEALFRGYLQQRLSQCIGNYPALLLTALLFGAAHFAGGPLLMVFAALAGVIYGLAWLWSGRLWVAVAFHFGLNLMHLLFFTYPLYSTH, encoded by the coding sequence ATGTGGGGCGTACTTGCTGCATCACTGCTTTTCTTATCAATTAACCGGGTACTCTCCCTGTTTCTCTTGGCTTTATCTTTGCTTATAGCGCTTTATCACGGCGTTCTGACGCTACCGTCGGCGGGGTTCTTGCTGCTGACACTGGCCGTTGCCCTGCTGCTGAAAAAATACCGCCAACAAAAATGGCTGACCGCCGGGCTGGAATTGCTCTTAGTGCTCGCCGCTATCGCCTTATTCCTGCATCTGGTTCCGGGTTTTAATAACCTAAAAATATTAGATAAAGTCAAAGTTGGGCCGCTCAGCACCGCCTTTAGCATGTATTACAACCTTGATAAGGCGCTGATACCCTTTATTTTACTTGCTTGCCTCCCTACTTTATTTGTCGCCAAAAAGCATCTCTCTGTCGGGCGGCTTGGCTGGGTAAGTTTGATTGTCAGTATCCCAGCATTGCTACTGCTGGCGGTCGCCTTAGGCGGTTTGAAAGTTGAAATGCACACTCCAGCATGGGTTGGCTCCTTTGTTATCGCTAACGTGTTTTTTGTGTGTTTGGCCGAAGAAGCACTCTTTCGCGGCTATTTACAGCAACGCCTAAGTCAATGTATTGGGAATTACCCAGCGCTGCTGCTCACTGCTTTGCTATTCGGTGCAGCACACTTTGCAGGCGGCCCACTGTTAATGGTATTCGCAGCATTAGCAGGGGTGATTTATGGTTTAGCATGGCTGTGGAGCGGCCGTTTATGGGTGGCCGTGGCCTTTCATTTCGGCCTGAATTTAATGCATTTGTTGTTCTTTACCTATCCGCTGTATTCCACTCACTGA
- the modC gene encoding molybdenum ABC transporter ATP-binding protein ModC, whose protein sequence is MLELDFSQQLGDLHLQVSTHLPAQGITAIFGLSGAGKTSLINVIGGLTRPQQGKVVLNGRVLVDAEQRIYLPPEKRRVGYVFQDARLFPHYRVMGNLQYGMNPSMRGQFDTIVGLLGIEALLGRFPLTLSGGEKQRVAIGRALLTAPELLLMDEPLASLDLPRKRELLPYLERLAQDVNTPILYVSHSMDEILRLADQVVVMDAGKVRAVGGLEEVWASSALRPWLQREEPSSILRVNVIGHHDRYAMTALALGDQRLWVGKLEAQKGDSMRIRINAADVSLVLQPPQNSSIRNILPVKIAECLEVDGQIDVKLAVGDQWLWARITPWARDELGLKPGQWVYAQIKSVSFNRKN, encoded by the coding sequence ATGCTAGAACTGGATTTCAGTCAACAATTGGGCGATTTGCATCTGCAAGTTTCCACTCATTTACCTGCGCAGGGGATTACGGCGATTTTTGGTTTGTCGGGGGCCGGTAAAACCTCATTAATCAATGTGATTGGTGGCCTGACTCGCCCGCAGCAAGGTAAAGTTGTGCTCAATGGCCGGGTGCTGGTGGATGCAGAACAGCGGATTTATCTGCCGCCGGAAAAACGCCGCGTGGGTTATGTTTTTCAGGATGCCCGCTTGTTCCCGCACTATCGCGTGATGGGCAACTTGCAATATGGCATGAACCCGTCGATGCGCGGGCAGTTTGATACCATTGTAGGGTTGCTGGGTATTGAGGCGCTATTAGGGCGCTTCCCGCTGACCCTCTCTGGCGGCGAGAAACAGCGGGTGGCCATTGGCCGTGCATTACTGACCGCCCCTGAGCTGCTGCTGATGGATGAACCCTTGGCCTCACTGGATTTGCCGCGTAAACGTGAGCTGTTGCCCTATTTGGAGCGCTTGGCGCAAGACGTCAATACCCCGATATTGTATGTCAGTCACAGTATGGATGAGATTTTGCGTCTGGCGGATCAAGTAGTGGTGATGGATGCCGGTAAAGTGCGGGCAGTGGGTGGGCTGGAGGAAGTATGGGCCAGTAGCGCACTGCGGCCATGGCTGCAACGAGAAGAGCCGAGCAGCATATTGCGAGTGAATGTCATTGGTCATCATGATCGCTATGCGATGACGGCATTGGCACTCGGCGACCAGCGGTTGTGGGTCGGTAAACTGGAGGCGCAAAAGGGCGACTCAATGCGCATCCGGATTAATGCGGCGGATGTTTCATTAGTGTTGCAACCGCCGCAAAACAGCAGTATTCGCAATATTTTGCCGGTCAAAATAGCCGAATGCCTCGAAGTTGATGGGCAGATTGATGTCAAACTGGCGGTTGGCGACCAATGGTTATGGGCCAGAATTACACCCTGGGCGCGGGATGAACTGGGGCTGAAGCCGGGCCAGTGGGTTTACGCGCAGATAAAAAGCGTGTCGTTTAATCGAAAAAATTAA
- the galT gene encoding galactose-1-phosphate uridylyltransferase — protein sequence MTEFNPVDHPHRRYNPLSDQWVLVSPHRAKRPWQGQQETPATESLPAHDADCFLCPGNTRVTGDVNPDYPSTYVFTNDFAALMPDTPDAPPSDDPLMRSQSARGTSRVICFSPDHSKTLPQLTLAALEDVIQTWQQQSAELGKIYPWVQVFENKGAAMGCSNPHPHGQIWANSFLPNEAAREDRLQQHYFQQHQSPMLLDYVERECRDGSRTVVETEHWLAVVPYWAAWPFETLLLPKAHVLRLEDLSDEQRHDLAIALKKLTSRYDNLFSCSFPYSMGWHGAPYNAGDNAHWQLHAHFYPPLLRSASVRKFMVGYEMLAETQRDLTAEQAAEHLRAVSDVHYREAGAK from the coding sequence ATGACTGAGTTTAACCCTGTGGATCACCCACACCGCAGATATAATCCGTTAAGCGACCAATGGGTATTAGTCTCGCCGCATCGGGCCAAACGCCCTTGGCAAGGTCAACAGGAAACGCCTGCGACGGAGAGTTTACCCGCGCACGATGCTGATTGTTTCTTATGCCCCGGCAATACCCGGGTGACCGGCGACGTCAACCCTGATTACCCGTCAACCTATGTTTTTACCAATGACTTTGCCGCGCTCATGCCCGACACCCCTGACGCGCCGCCAAGTGATGATCCTTTGATGCGCAGCCAAAGTGCACGCGGCACCAGCAGAGTTATTTGCTTTTCACCGGATCACAGCAAAACATTACCGCAACTGACATTAGCTGCACTGGAAGATGTTATCCAAACCTGGCAACAACAAAGTGCCGAGTTGGGTAAAATTTACCCTTGGGTACAGGTATTTGAAAATAAAGGCGCGGCCATGGGCTGCTCGAATCCCCACCCGCATGGGCAAATTTGGGCCAATAGCTTCCTGCCGAATGAAGCCGCGCGCGAAGACCGACTACAACAGCACTATTTTCAGCAACATCAATCACCTATGCTGCTTGATTATGTCGAGCGTGAGTGCCGTGACGGCAGTCGAACGGTGGTTGAAACCGAACATTGGTTAGCCGTGGTGCCCTACTGGGCGGCGTGGCCGTTTGAAACCTTGCTGCTGCCCAAAGCCCATGTGCTGCGTTTAGAAGATTTATCCGATGAACAGCGCCATGATTTGGCGATTGCCCTGAAAAAACTGACCAGCCGCTATGACAATCTGTTCTCATGTTCTTTCCCTTACTCAATGGGATGGCACGGCGCGCCTTATAATGCGGGTGACAACGCGCATTGGCAGTTACATGCACATTTTTACCCGCCATTACTGCGCTCGGCGTCAGTACGGAAATTTATGGTGGGTTATGAAATGCTGGCCGAAACCCAGCGAGACCTGACAGCAGAACAGGCGGCTGAACACCTGCGGGCAGTCAGTGATGTTCATTATCGAGAAGCTGGAGCCAAATAA
- the modA gene encoding molybdate ABC transporter substrate-binding protein — protein sequence MKNQYGKVNKWVASAALLAAFSSSAMAADITVFAAASLTNALQDISAQYKKEKQVDVVASYASSSTLARQIEQGAPADLFISADQQWMDYAIDKQQMVANTRYTLLGNELVLIAPKDSKIDKVEIDKKTDWKKLLDGGRLAVGDPDHVPAGIYAKESLENLGAWSTLAPEMARANNVRSAMALVERAEAPLGIVYGSDAIASDKVKVVGVFPEASHKPVEYPMAIVKGHENPAVTAFYDYLKSPAAAVIFEKYGFTTR from the coding sequence ATGAAGAATCAATACGGTAAAGTGAATAAATGGGTTGCGAGTGCAGCACTGTTGGCGGCATTTTCCAGTTCAGCTATGGCGGCTGACATTACGGTTTTTGCTGCGGCCTCTTTGACCAATGCGCTGCAAGACATTTCGGCACAGTATAAAAAAGAAAAGCAAGTTGATGTCGTGGCTTCTTACGCTTCGTCTTCTACTCTGGCGCGCCAGATTGAGCAGGGCGCACCGGCGGATTTGTTTATCTCGGCTGACCAGCAATGGATGGATTATGCCATTGATAAACAACAAATGGTGGCTAACACTCGCTATACTTTGTTAGGTAATGAACTGGTGTTGATCGCGCCAAAAGACAGCAAAATTGATAAAGTCGAAATTGATAAAAAAACCGATTGGAAGAAATTGTTAGATGGTGGCCGCCTGGCTGTCGGCGATCCTGACCATGTTCCTGCCGGGATTTATGCCAAAGAGTCATTAGAGAATTTAGGTGCCTGGTCAACTTTAGCCCCTGAGATGGCGCGCGCCAATAATGTTCGCAGTGCTATGGCATTGGTCGAGCGGGCCGAAGCGCCACTGGGTATCGTCTATGGCTCAGATGCTATTGCTAGCGATAAAGTGAAAGTTGTGGGGGTATTCCCAGAAGCGAGTCATAAACCGGTTGAATACCCAATGGCGATTGTTAAGGGTCATGAAAATCCTGCCGTTACTGCTTTTTATGATTACCTGAAAAGCCCGGCAGCGGCGGTTATTTTCGAAAAATATGGATTTACCACACGCTAA
- the modE gene encoding molybdenum-dependent transcriptional regulator gives MQAEILLTLKLQQRLFADPRRISLLKQIQNTGSISQGAKLAGISYKSAWDAINEMNTLAEETLVERATGGKGGGGAFLTGYGERLIQLYDLLAIIQQKAFDTLKDDSMPLDSLLAAISRFSLQTSARNQFFGTVIERDHQHVQQHINILLSDGKTRLSAAITQQSADRLQLATGKEVLALIKAPWIKLVTDPALAGAADNSLPGTVSSIEPGNEHSEVILTLAGGASLCSTQNNSELHKLNLRVGSQVIAQFNADRVIIATLC, from the coding sequence ATGCAGGCCGAAATCCTCCTTACGTTAAAACTTCAGCAGCGACTGTTTGCCGATCCACGACGTATTTCATTACTTAAACAAATACAAAATACGGGTTCTATCAGTCAGGGCGCGAAACTCGCTGGGATTAGCTATAAAAGCGCCTGGGATGCCATCAATGAAATGAATACATTGGCAGAGGAAACACTGGTCGAGCGCGCGACGGGTGGCAAGGGTGGCGGCGGTGCTTTTCTGACCGGCTATGGCGAGCGTTTAATTCAGCTTTATGATTTGCTCGCGATAATTCAACAAAAAGCCTTTGATACCCTGAAAGACGACTCAATGCCGCTGGACAGCTTACTCGCGGCCATTTCTCGTTTTTCACTGCAAACCAGTGCCCGTAATCAATTTTTCGGTACAGTGATTGAGCGCGACCACCAGCATGTTCAGCAACACATCAATATTCTTTTATCTGACGGCAAAACTCGCTTATCTGCAGCGATAACCCAGCAAAGTGCCGATCGACTACAACTGGCCACCGGTAAAGAAGTGCTGGCGCTTATCAAAGCGCCCTGGATAAAGCTGGTGACCGACCCGGCATTGGCGGGTGCTGCCGATAACTCACTGCCAGGGACGGTTAGCAGTATTGAGCCAGGTAATGAACACAGCGAGGTTATCCTGACCTTAGCGGGAGGTGCCAGCCTCTGTTCAACACAGAATAACAGCGAGTTGCACAAACTTAATTTACGCGTGGGCAGCCAGGTTATTGCACAATTCAATGCGGATCGGGTCATTATCGCGACACTTTGCTAA